The following are from one region of the Deinococcus radiotolerans genome:
- the dnaE gene encoding DNA polymerase III subunit alpha, which yields MTTPRSLTSLLACQSFFSEGRSTVSPRRLVQVAKAAGFTAVGLADWCSVAGAVDLCDEAGQQGLSAVIGVTLPVLFPSPPRASTPTQMFPVVLLARTREGYTTLCELITAVNLHHPDGLPLDVLRQAGGGVQEHVVCLTGGRQGFPTVLGEQRDLARAAMYLRLLRAIFPSALYVQLFHGQAPSEQRRLSYLRGLARDLELPVVAAPEVSMATPGEYPLLDALTCARLGIDVQTPHPDRPRNTDRHVGTPDGWAGLLPFGDALLNAQTLAAQCALHLLPERLSVPEPSLNPFQTAQEALEERVYQALPERYLPDQRPAAQARVQAELQTVAELDLAGFFLTAAEVTDYCRAHGILAAGRGSATGSVLCYALGITLSDPLAHNLLFERFLHTGRTSMPDVDIDIASSRRDQVLSWVEERWGLSGTGEAMVANRITYRLKSAIQDLGRALGLPPELRDRLSRSLGRDYGHLRPHRAREAEAVFTEVLGDAPVKDALLTLLEQVEARFTRHLAPHSGGVVLSSEALTHYSPLMRSSGGIRMLTFDKDDVERLGLIKLDLLGLRMLAALERAREEVLRLTGEWVEYGQLPDDPSVWREISTGDTMALFQIESPAQVQMTARLQPRDMTQLAHQIALIRPGPIQSGTVHPYVRRARGEEPVPELPEPLKSILVPTHGTLMFQEQILRIAVQYAGMDWPDADRFRSRLSKVEDEAELAQLKATFVNGAAATVGAFPWEADAVFEQCAAFRGYGFAESHAHAFAQHSYASAYMRRHYPAAYFAAFLTEAPGMWPASTIAAEAARRGVRLAGACVNRSGVSYRAESVHTVRVPLTAVEGISADTARQIVQDRLTNGKFQGVEDFYDRVQIKRDALDVLVKAGAFDAIDRQKNRREAYFVLQTVAHARPPGTRALLAPEAALPDVPELPIDVQAALDTKLTGTTPTGRHPLDAHRARLRDLGCETLAHLRHGATCWAAGVIVAKQRPPTAKGFAFYVLEDPTGRVQAIISPDLWEAHRALLRDARALIVRGQVTRQGRAVTVRVEGLAELPLRPGGAAQAAD from the coding sequence ATGACCACGCCCCGGAGCTTGACGTCACTGCTGGCGTGTCAATCCTTCTTCAGCGAGGGGCGCAGCACCGTGAGCCCCCGGCGCCTCGTGCAGGTGGCGAAGGCGGCCGGGTTCACGGCGGTTGGCCTGGCGGACTGGTGCAGTGTGGCCGGCGCCGTGGATCTGTGCGACGAAGCCGGGCAGCAGGGCCTCTCAGCAGTCATCGGCGTGACGCTGCCCGTCCTGTTCCCCAGTCCGCCCCGGGCATCCACGCCCACCCAGATGTTCCCCGTGGTCCTCCTGGCCCGCACCCGGGAGGGGTACACCACCCTCTGCGAGCTGATCACGGCCGTGAATCTCCATCACCCAGACGGCCTGCCCCTGGACGTGCTTCGGCAGGCGGGTGGGGGTGTGCAGGAGCACGTCGTCTGCCTGACCGGTGGGCGGCAGGGCTTCCCCACGGTGCTGGGCGAGCAGCGCGACCTCGCGCGGGCGGCCATGTACCTGCGCCTGCTGCGGGCGATCTTCCCGTCGGCGCTGTACGTGCAACTCTTCCACGGGCAGGCCCCCAGCGAGCAGCGGCGCCTGTCCTACCTGCGCGGCCTGGCCCGCGACCTGGAACTCCCCGTCGTGGCCGCCCCGGAAGTGAGCATGGCCACGCCGGGCGAGTACCCGCTCCTGGATGCGCTGACCTGCGCCCGGCTGGGCATCGACGTGCAGACGCCCCACCCGGACCGGCCGCGCAATACGGACCGGCACGTGGGTACACCGGACGGCTGGGCGGGGCTCCTGCCGTTCGGGGACGCGCTGCTGAACGCCCAGACCCTCGCGGCCCAGTGCGCGCTGCACCTGCTGCCGGAGCGGCTGAGCGTGCCGGAACCCAGCCTGAACCCCTTTCAGACCGCACAGGAGGCGCTGGAGGAACGGGTGTATCAAGCGCTGCCGGAGCGCTATCTCCCCGATCAACGGCCCGCCGCCCAGGCCCGCGTGCAGGCTGAGCTTCAAACCGTAGCCGAGCTCGACCTGGCTGGCTTCTTCCTGACCGCGGCCGAGGTGACCGACTACTGCCGCGCGCACGGCATCCTCGCAGCAGGACGCGGCAGCGCTACGGGCAGCGTGCTGTGCTACGCGCTGGGCATCACCCTGAGCGATCCCCTGGCGCACAACCTGTTGTTCGAGCGCTTCCTGCACACCGGGAGAACGTCCATGCCGGACGTGGACATCGACATCGCCAGTTCCAGGCGCGATCAGGTGCTCTCCTGGGTCGAGGAGCGCTGGGGCCTGTCCGGCACCGGCGAAGCCATGGTGGCCAACCGCATCACGTACCGCCTGAAGAGTGCCATTCAGGACCTGGGGCGAGCACTGGGGCTCCCACCTGAACTGCGCGACCGGCTCAGTCGCTCGTTGGGGCGGGATTACGGACACCTCCGGCCACACCGGGCGCGAGAAGCGGAGGCAGTGTTCACGGAGGTCCTGGGCGACGCGCCTGTGAAAGACGCGCTCCTGACGCTGCTGGAACAGGTGGAAGCCCGATTTACTCGGCACCTTGCCCCGCACTCCGGCGGCGTGGTGCTGAGCAGTGAGGCGCTGACCCACTATAGCCCCCTCATGCGCAGCTCCGGGGGCATTCGCATGCTGACCTTCGACAAGGACGATGTTGAGCGCCTGGGGTTGATCAAACTGGACCTGCTGGGGTTGCGGATGCTCGCCGCTCTGGAGCGCGCTCGGGAGGAAGTGCTGCGGTTAACCGGTGAGTGGGTCGAGTACGGCCAGCTCCCGGATGATCCCAGTGTCTGGCGGGAGATCAGCACGGGCGACACCATGGCCCTCTTTCAGATCGAGAGCCCCGCGCAGGTGCAGATGACCGCCCGCCTGCAACCCCGGGACATGACGCAACTCGCGCACCAGATCGCCCTGATCCGCCCCGGGCCCATCCAGAGCGGCACCGTGCACCCGTATGTGCGCCGCGCCAGGGGAGAGGAACCTGTTCCTGAACTGCCCGAACCCCTGAAGTCGATTCTTGTCCCGACCCACGGCACGTTGATGTTCCAGGAACAGATCCTGCGCATCGCGGTGCAGTACGCGGGCATGGACTGGCCAGATGCAGACCGGTTCCGGAGTCGCCTCAGCAAGGTGGAGGACGAAGCGGAACTCGCGCAGCTCAAGGCCACGTTTGTGAACGGAGCGGCCGCCACGGTCGGTGCCTTTCCCTGGGAGGCGGACGCGGTGTTCGAGCAGTGCGCGGCCTTCCGGGGGTACGGGTTCGCGGAAAGTCACGCCCACGCCTTCGCGCAGCACAGTTACGCGAGTGCGTACATGCGCCGCCATTACCCGGCCGCCTACTTCGCGGCATTCCTCACCGAAGCGCCGGGGATGTGGCCCGCGAGTACCATCGCGGCTGAGGCCGCACGCAGAGGGGTTCGATTGGCTGGGGCGTGCGTGAATCGCTCAGGTGTGTCGTACCGGGCCGAGTCCGTCCACACGGTCCGTGTCCCCCTGACGGCCGTGGAGGGCATCAGTGCGGACACCGCCCGGCAGATCGTGCAGGACCGCCTGACGAATGGCAAATTCCAGGGCGTCGAAGACTTCTACGACCGCGTGCAGATCAAGCGGGACGCCCTTGACGTGCTCGTGAAAGCAGGGGCGTTCGACGCGATTGACCGGCAGAAGAACCGGCGGGAGGCGTACTTCGTGCTGCAGACGGTCGCCCACGCCCGGCCGCCCGGGACGCGGGCGCTGCTCGCGCCGGAGGCTGCCCTGCCCGATGTGCCTGAGCTGCCCATCGACGTGCAGGCGGCGCTGGATACAAAGCTCACTGGGACGACGCCGACTGGACGTCATCCGCTGGACGCCCACCGCGCTCGGCTGCGTGATCTGGGCTGTGAGACCCTGGCTCACCTGCGGCACGGGGCCACCTGCTGGGCCGCAGGCGTGATCGTGGCGAAACAGCGGCCGCCCACCGCGAAAGGCTTCGCGTTCTACGTCCTCGAGGATCCGACTGGACGGGTGCAGGCGATCATCAGCCCGGACCTCTGGGAGGCGCACCGCGCCCTGCTGCGCGACGCCCGGGCGTTGATCGTCCGGGGACAGGTCACGCGCCAGGGGCGCGCGGTGACGGTCCGGGTCGAAGGGCTCGCGGAACTGCCCCTCCGGCCCGGTGGTGCAGCGCAGGCGGCCGATTGA
- a CDS encoding DUF6504 family protein has protein sequence MKAYQSEVQVEMRDAQPIRLIWQGQAYPVQAVLDRWRYGGRWWLGERPRTCYLVQAGSLTAELHHEDGQGGRWWLARLQD, from the coding sequence ATGAAGGCGTACCAGAGCGAGGTGCAGGTCGAGATGCGGGACGCTCAGCCGATCCGCCTGATCTGGCAGGGTCAGGCCTACCCGGTGCAGGCGGTGCTCGACCGCTGGCGATACGGCGGCCGCTGGTGGTTGGGCGAGCGGCCCAGGACCTGCTATCTCGTGCAGGCGGGATCACTCACGGCCGAACTGCATCACGAGGACGGACAGGGGGGACGCTGGTGGCTGGCGCGCCTTCAGGACTGA
- a CDS encoding Y-family DNA polymerase gives MPLAVLTEARRVLQVCPLAAQAGVTVGLRETAALSRCPDLHVEVVPAPEAQAIWAELLEQLYARFSDRVDGRTGGVAFLTLTPSGARDLAAALHAPVGLAPSRELAHLAALRVPPGEVKEAHDGNSAEQAFLKLTPLTHLTALGVPLASLEKLHFLGLRDLGGLMVWSPAQREAFLGVDVGKRLNRFLKGERTTAVEKYRPGQVLEASLAFDLPLTEPAQVDAALRDVLPGLIAELRGRLAATLTVHADTIGGRLSGTRQLKWPLDDLALTRVAGLALQDAAALPLGIDRLTVQLGGLAQPGRMVGLWAGLADLEVTKTVLARFPEALVRVEWLDPWAYATDAQYAWVDWLTGQVRHRDLTPRWSWSLKPAVQRDRAVQRVLAFFEGRDP, from the coding sequence GTGCCCCTGGCCGTTCTGACCGAGGCGAGGCGCGTCCTCCAAGTCTGTCCGCTCGCGGCCCAGGCGGGCGTGACAGTCGGCCTGCGCGAGACGGCCGCTCTGTCCCGCTGCCCCGATCTGCATGTGGAAGTGGTGCCGGCACCCGAAGCCCAGGCGATCTGGGCGGAACTCCTGGAGCAGCTGTACGCCCGCTTTAGTGACCGGGTGGACGGCCGGACGGGCGGGGTCGCGTTCCTGACCCTGACCCCCTCCGGCGCGCGGGACCTCGCGGCGGCGCTGCACGCGCCCGTTGGGCTCGCGCCTTCCCGGGAACTGGCGCACCTGGCGGCCTTGAGAGTGCCGCCCGGTGAAGTCAAGGAAGCCCACGATGGCAACTCGGCCGAGCAGGCCTTTCTGAAGCTCACACCTCTGACGCACCTCACCGCGTTGGGCGTTCCACTCGCCTCTCTGGAGAAGCTGCACTTCCTGGGTCTGCGTGACCTCGGCGGCCTCATGGTGTGGAGCCCCGCGCAGCGCGAAGCCTTCCTGGGCGTCGATGTCGGCAAGCGCCTCAACCGCTTCCTGAAAGGGGAACGCACCACGGCCGTGGAGAAGTACCGCCCCGGACAGGTGCTGGAAGCGTCCCTGGCGTTTGACCTGCCCCTGACCGAACCGGCCCAAGTGGACGCCGCCCTGCGCGACGTGCTGCCGGGCCTGATCGCGGAACTCCGGGGCCGTCTGGCCGCGACCCTGACCGTTCACGCGGATACCATCGGCGGTCGTCTGTCGGGTACCCGGCAGCTCAAGTGGCCCCTGGACGACCTCGCCCTGACCCGCGTCGCCGGCCTGGCCCTGCAGGACGCAGCCGCGCTCCCTTTGGGGATCGACCGGCTGACCGTGCAGCTGGGTGGGCTGGCGCAACCGGGGCGCATGGTGGGTCTCTGGGCGGGCCTCGCGGATCTGGAGGTCACGAAAACAGTCCTGGCCCGCTTCCCAGAGGCGCTGGTGCGAGTGGAGTGGCTGGACCCGTGGGCGTATGCCACAGATGCGCAATACGCCTGGGTGGACTGGCTCACCGGGCAGGTGAGGCATCGGGACCTCACGCCGCGGTGGTCGTGGAGCCTGAAGCCTGCCGTGCAGAGGGATCGGGCTGTGCAGCGTGTCTTGGCCTTCTTTGAAGGACGTGATCCATGA
- the lexA gene encoding transcriptional repressor LexA: protein MPPRLTPLRLTLLRLTAQLTRDTGGPPSAAELARAAQLTEATISFHLKALVELGMIERTGARGRLILTEQARNAIQDGIPIYGQIAAGAPILADQTPDHVTPSLDHLLGVKDGDFLLQVRGDSMTGIGVMDGDYVLVRPAPEVLDGDVAVVLIPGDNAATLKRVYVFGDEVVLISENPDHPRRTYPAADVQIQGRMVARLGLAGPRPLTRRA from the coding sequence ATGCCCCCCCGCCTGACCCCACTGCGCCTGACCCTCCTGCGCCTCACCGCGCAGCTCACCCGCGACACCGGCGGCCCCCCCAGCGCCGCCGAACTCGCCCGCGCCGCCCAGCTCACCGAAGCCACCATCAGCTTCCACCTTAAAGCCCTCGTCGAACTGGGCATGATCGAACGCACCGGCGCCCGGGGCCGCCTGATCCTCACCGAGCAGGCCAGGAACGCCATCCAGGACGGCATCCCCATCTACGGCCAGATCGCTGCCGGTGCGCCGATCCTCGCAGACCAGACCCCCGATCACGTCACCCCCAGCCTCGACCACCTCCTCGGTGTGAAAGATGGGGATTTTCTCCTGCAGGTGCGGGGCGACAGCATGACCGGCATTGGCGTCATGGACGGCGACTACGTGCTGGTGAGACCGGCCCCAGAGGTCCTCGACGGAGACGTGGCCGTCGTCCTCATTCCCGGTGACAACGCCGCCACGCTCAAGCGCGTCTACGTGTTCGGCGACGAGGTCGTCCTGATCAGCGAGAACCCCGACCACCCCCGGCGCACGTACCCGGCCGCCGATGTGCAGATCCAGGGGCGGATGGTCGCCCGCCTGGGTCTTGCCGGACCCCGGCCCCTGACGCGGAGGGCCTGA
- the rhaS gene encoding rhamnose ABC transporter substrate-binding protein, whose product MKHRTALLAALTLALGAAALAQPALQKGITIAFLPKQVNNPYFTTAWKGGQAAIKEFAGVGKQVGPSDAGASSQVSYINTLLAQRQKAIVVSASDANALVPYLKRAMGQGVKVVTYDSDVAKDGRNVFVSQASADTIARDEVKLLAKQIGNKGEIAILSATPNATNQNAWIKVMRDELTKPQYKDMKLVKIAYGNDDDQKSFTEMQGLMQAYPNLKGVISPTTVGISAAARYLSGSPYKGKVALTGLGTPNQMREFVKNGTVQGFALWNPEDLGYLASYAAAALVSGQITGKEGEKFSAGKLGQRTIGKDGVVILGPLTVFDKSNIDKFNF is encoded by the coding sequence ATGAAACACCGCACTGCTCTGCTCGCCGCCCTGACCCTCGCCCTCGGCGCCGCCGCCCTGGCGCAACCCGCCCTGCAAAAAGGCATCACCATCGCCTTCCTGCCCAAACAGGTGAACAACCCCTACTTCACCACCGCCTGGAAGGGCGGCCAGGCGGCCATCAAGGAGTTCGCCGGGGTCGGCAAGCAGGTCGGGCCCTCCGACGCCGGCGCGAGCAGCCAGGTGAGCTACATCAACACCCTGCTCGCCCAGCGCCAGAAGGCCATTGTCGTGTCCGCCAGCGACGCCAACGCCCTCGTGCCCTACCTCAAGCGCGCCATGGGCCAGGGCGTCAAGGTCGTCACCTACGACAGTGACGTCGCCAAGGACGGCCGCAACGTCTTCGTCAGCCAGGCCAGCGCCGACACCATCGCCCGTGACGAGGTCAAACTGCTCGCCAAGCAGATCGGCAACAAAGGCGAGATCGCCATCCTCTCCGCCACGCCCAACGCCACCAACCAGAACGCCTGGATCAAGGTGATGCGGGACGAACTCACCAAGCCGCAGTACAAGGACATGAAACTCGTCAAGATCGCCTACGGCAACGACGACGACCAGAAATCCTTCACCGAGATGCAGGGCCTGATGCAGGCCTACCCGAACCTCAAGGGCGTCATCTCGCCCACCACGGTCGGCATCAGCGCCGCCGCCCGCTACCTCTCCGGCAGCCCCTACAAAGGCAAGGTCGCCCTGACCGGCCTGGGCACGCCCAACCAGATGCGTGAATTCGTGAAGAACGGCACCGTGCAGGGCTTCGCCCTGTGGAACCCCGAGGACCTCGGCTACCTCGCGTCGTACGCCGCCGCGGCACTCGTCAGCGGGCAGATCACCGGCAAGGAAGGCGAGAAGTTCAGCGCCGGGAAACTCGGCCAGCGCACCATCGGCAAAGACGGCGTGGTGATCCTCGGGCCACTCACCGTCTTCGACAAGAGCAACATCGACAAGTTCAACTTCTGA
- a CDS encoding ABC transporter permease has product MSVPNRPKRSLLGWEATILALVALALLLGSTLSDAFLTAANLSNLSSNLVEIALIALTMTLIVIAAEIDLSVASIAGMCSALLGVLWAAHVPMPLAIVLTLGLGTLAGFFNGWLVTRLGLPSLAVTIGTLALYRGLAYALLGDRAVADFPPFWTNLGFGLVPGTQIPIPIVAFVLLAALTAVVLHATPFGRSLYAIGSNEVAARFAGLRVERTKLLLFTLSGLMSAFAAVVYTFRFSSARADNANGLELSVIAAVLLGGVSIFGGRGSVIGVIAAVFLIGIIQNALTLADVPNEILTIVTGLLLILSVLGPNLSAQLKAAYGRRGRAAKGGAQ; this is encoded by the coding sequence ATGAGCGTCCCGAACCGGCCCAAGCGCAGCCTTCTCGGCTGGGAGGCCACCATCCTCGCCCTGGTCGCCCTGGCCCTGCTGCTCGGCTCCACCCTCTCGGACGCGTTCCTGACCGCCGCGAACCTCTCCAACCTCTCCTCGAACCTGGTCGAGATTGCCCTGATCGCCCTCACCATGACCCTGATCGTCATCGCGGCAGAGATCGACCTGTCCGTGGCGTCCATCGCCGGCATGTGCAGCGCCCTGCTGGGCGTGCTGTGGGCCGCGCACGTCCCGATGCCGCTGGCCATCGTCCTGACCCTGGGCCTGGGCACGCTGGCGGGCTTCTTCAACGGCTGGCTGGTCACCCGCCTGGGCCTGCCCTCCCTGGCGGTCACCATCGGCACGCTCGCCCTGTACCGCGGGCTGGCGTACGCCCTGCTGGGTGACCGCGCCGTGGCGGACTTCCCGCCCTTCTGGACCAACCTGGGCTTCGGCCTGGTGCCCGGCACGCAGATTCCGATCCCGATCGTGGCCTTCGTGCTCCTCGCGGCCCTGACGGCCGTGGTGCTCCACGCGACCCCGTTCGGCCGCTCGCTGTACGCCATCGGGTCCAACGAGGTCGCGGCGCGCTTCGCCGGGCTGCGCGTCGAGCGGACCAAACTGCTGCTCTTCACCCTCTCCGGCCTGATGAGCGCCTTCGCGGCCGTGGTGTACACCTTCCGCTTCTCCAGCGCCCGCGCGGACAACGCCAATGGGCTGGAGCTCTCGGTGATCGCGGCCGTGCTGCTCGGCGGCGTGAGCATCTTCGGCGGGCGCGGCAGCGTCATTGGGGTGATCGCCGCCGTGTTCCTGATCGGCATCATCCAGAACGCCCTGACCCTCGCGGACGTCCCCAACGAAATCCTGACCATCGTCACCGGCCTGCTCCTGATTCTCTCCGTGCTCGGCCCCAACCTCTCCGCGCAGCTCAAAGCCGCGTACGGCCGCCGCGGCCGCGCCGCCAAGGGAGGCGCCCAGTGA
- a CDS encoding ABC transporter permease, whose translation MTELSTPGAPLPAPPHLLSRLFKAREASLLVILLALVAVTTALNPRFLSAQSVRDLALNVAIIALVVVGQTLVLLMKHVDLSVSSVLGLTAFLSGSLFVANPGMPIWLAFLAGLGIGAVLGAVNGLLVAYGKVPALVATLGTLYVFRGVDYAVVHGGQITASNLPAAFSTFASGSVLGVPTLVLLVLAVMVGFGIYLRSYRSGREYYAVGSNAEAATLAGINVNRRVLTGFMLSGAIAGLAGVLYLARFGTVDAAAGTGLELQVIAAAVVGGVAITGGVGTIAGAGIGALLLGVIGSALVALRAPAFWQQAIQGALLLLAISIDIILARRAARAMQERSHR comes from the coding sequence ATGACTGAACTCTCCACACCCGGCGCGCCCCTGCCCGCCCCGCCGCACCTCCTGAGCCGCCTGTTCAAGGCGCGCGAGGCCAGCCTGCTCGTGATCCTGCTGGCCCTGGTGGCCGTCACCACCGCCCTCAACCCCCGCTTCCTGAGCGCCCAGAGTGTGCGGGACCTGGCCCTGAACGTCGCCATCATCGCGCTGGTCGTCGTCGGGCAGACCCTCGTCCTGCTGATGAAGCACGTCGACCTGAGCGTCAGCAGCGTCCTGGGCCTCACCGCTTTCCTGTCGGGCTCGCTGTTCGTCGCGAACCCCGGCATGCCCATCTGGCTGGCCTTCCTGGCCGGTCTGGGCATCGGCGCGGTGCTGGGCGCCGTCAATGGCCTCCTCGTCGCCTACGGCAAGGTCCCGGCCCTGGTCGCGACCCTCGGCACCCTGTACGTCTTCCGCGGCGTCGACTATGCCGTCGTGCACGGCGGGCAGATCACCGCCAGCAACCTACCCGCCGCCTTCAGCACCTTCGCCAGCGGCAGCGTCCTGGGTGTCCCCACGCTCGTGCTGCTGGTCCTCGCAGTGATGGTCGGCTTCGGAATTTACCTGCGCTCCTACCGCTCCGGCCGGGAGTACTACGCGGTGGGCTCCAACGCCGAAGCCGCCACCCTGGCCGGCATCAACGTCAACCGCCGCGTCCTGACCGGATTCATGCTCTCCGGCGCGATCGCCGGCCTGGCCGGGGTGCTGTACCTCGCCCGCTTCGGCACGGTCGACGCGGCCGCCGGCACCGGCCTCGAACTGCAGGTCATCGCCGCGGCCGTGGTGGGCGGCGTGGCCATCACCGGCGGCGTGGGCACCATCGCCGGCGCCGGGATCGGCGCGCTGCTGCTCGGCGTGATCGGCAGCGCCCTCGTCGCCCTGCGCGCCCCGGCGTTCTGGCAGCAGGCCATCCAGGGTGCCTTGCTGCTGCTGGCCATCAGCATCGACATCATTCTCGCCCGGCGCGCCGCGCGGGCCATGCAGGAAAGGAGCCACCGATGA
- a CDS encoding sugar ABC transporter ATP-binding protein, with protein MTDAAPILALHHASKAFGPVQALVDVSLELFGGEAHALLGENGAGKSTLVKILAGVHRADGGDLRVDGQPRTFHTPAEARDAGIAIIYQEPTLFPDLTVAENVLMGRQPLKGGRIDRHAMDAQVGAILTDLGVPLDPTRPVRGLSIADQQIVEIAKALSFQARVLIMDEPTAALTGQETERLFRVVRTLRARGAAVLFITHRLEEAFAECQRFTIMRDGQWVSSGPTGTYTIDRVVRGMVGRDVSELYPKQAVTPGDVVLDVRNLTRRGVFRNVSFQVRRGEIVGLAGLVGAGRSEVARAIFGIDPRDGGDVQVRGQPIPSGSTAAAMTAGIGLVPEDRRQQGLVMDMSIERNATLAILPQLRRGLLMDRAAEYQTASTWTSKLRLKAHRLTDPVSTLSGGNQQKVVLAKWLATGPAVLIVDEPTRGVDVGAKAEVHRTLAELAAEGLAVVMISSDLPEVLGMADRILVMREGELVGELSRTDATEETVMYLATGQQAARGSVA; from the coding sequence TTGACTGACGCGGCCCCCATCCTCGCCCTGCACCACGCCAGCAAAGCCTTCGGGCCCGTTCAGGCGCTCGTGGACGTCAGCCTCGAACTGTTCGGCGGCGAAGCGCACGCCCTGCTCGGCGAGAACGGCGCCGGCAAGAGCACCCTCGTCAAGATCCTCGCCGGCGTCCACCGCGCCGACGGCGGCGACCTGCGCGTCGACGGGCAGCCCCGCACTTTCCACACGCCCGCCGAAGCCCGGGACGCGGGGATCGCCATCATCTACCAGGAACCCACCCTCTTCCCGGACCTCACGGTCGCCGAGAACGTCCTGATGGGCCGCCAGCCCCTGAAAGGCGGCCGCATCGACCGCCACGCCATGGACGCCCAGGTGGGCGCGATCCTCACCGACCTGGGCGTCCCGCTCGACCCGACCCGGCCCGTGCGCGGCCTGTCCATCGCCGACCAGCAGATCGTCGAGATCGCCAAGGCGCTGTCCTTCCAGGCGCGCGTGCTGATCATGGACGAACCCACCGCCGCCCTCACCGGACAGGAAACCGAACGCCTCTTCCGCGTGGTCCGGACGCTACGCGCCCGCGGCGCGGCCGTGCTGTTCATCACGCACCGCCTGGAAGAAGCGTTCGCGGAATGCCAGCGCTTCACGATCATGCGCGACGGGCAGTGGGTGAGCAGCGGCCCCACGGGCACCTACACCATCGACCGCGTCGTGCGCGGCATGGTCGGCCGCGACGTCAGCGAGCTCTACCCCAAGCAGGCCGTGACCCCCGGTGACGTCGTCCTGGACGTGCGGAACCTCACCCGCCGCGGGGTGTTCCGGAACGTGAGCTTCCAGGTGCGGCGCGGTGAGATCGTGGGCCTCGCCGGGCTGGTCGGCGCGGGACGCAGTGAAGTCGCGCGCGCCATCTTCGGCATCGACCCGCGCGATGGGGGAGACGTGCAGGTGCGGGGCCAGCCTATCCCCAGCGGCAGCACGGCCGCCGCCATGACCGCCGGGATCGGCCTCGTCCCGGAAGACCGCCGCCAGCAGGGCCTCGTGATGGACATGTCCATCGAGCGCAACGCCACCCTGGCGATCCTGCCGCAGCTGCGCCGGGGCCTGCTGATGGACCGCGCGGCGGAGTACCAGACGGCCAGCACCTGGACCAGCAAACTGCGCCTCAAAGCTCACCGCCTGACCGACCCGGTCAGCACCCTCTCGGGCGGCAACCAGCAGAAGGTGGTCCTCGCCAAATGGCTGGCCACCGGCCCGGCCGTGCTCATCGTGGATGAACCCACGCGCGGCGTCGACGTGGGTGCCAAGGCGGAGGTGCACCGCACCCTGGCCGAACTGGCCGCCGAGGGCCTGGCGGTCGTGATGATCAGCTCGGACCTGCCGGAAGTGCTCGGCATGGCCGACCGCATCCTGGTCATGCGTGAAGGCGAACTGGTGGGCGAACTCTCCCGCACAGACGCCACGGAAGAAACGGTGATGTACCTCGCCACCGGCCAGCAGGCCGCCAGAGGGAGCGTGGCCTGA
- a CDS encoding L-rhamnose mutarotase, translating to MSVVSPTHHRVCFLLQVRPERLEEYRKRHQAVWPDMLAALRDTGWHNYSLFLRDDGLLVGYFETPDLHAAVSGMQTRDVNARWQADMAPYFEALDGRAPDTGFLQLQEVFHLD from the coding sequence GTGTCTGTTGTTTCCCCCACGCACCACCGCGTCTGCTTCCTCCTCCAGGTCCGCCCCGAGCGCCTCGAGGAATACCGAAAGCGTCACCAGGCCGTCTGGCCCGACATGCTCGCCGCGCTGCGCGACACCGGCTGGCACAACTACTCCCTGTTCCTGCGCGACGACGGCCTGCTGGTCGGCTACTTCGAAACGCCCGACCTCCACGCCGCCGTGAGCGGCATGCAGACCCGCGACGTCAACGCCCGCTGGCAGGCCGACATGGCCCCCTACTTCGAGGCTCTGGATGGCCGCGCGCCCGACACGGGCTTCCTGCAACTCCAGGAGGTGTTTCACCTTGACTGA